CATCCGCATAAGCGAAAACGCGGCCTTGAAGCATGCGGTCCGGCGAGAGACCAACACCCGGAACCATGTTGCTTGGGCCAAAGCATGCCTGCTCGACTTCAGCAAAGTAATTCACCGGATTACGGTCCAGCACGAGCTCGCCAACCTCGATCAGCGGAAACTCCTGCTGTGACCAGGTTTTGGTCACGTCAAACGGGTTTTCGTAGTGAGCTTCAGCCTCGGCTTCGGTCATGACCTGAATGTTGACGCTCCACTTGGGAAAGTCGCCCCGCTCGATAGCGTTGAACAGGTCACGCTGAGCATAATCAGGATCAGTGCCGGCAATGCGAGTCGCCTCTTCAGGCGTCAGGTTCTTGATACCTTGCTTGGTTTTGTAGTGCCATTTGACCCAATGGCGCTCGCCTCTAGCATTGATCAGGCTATAGGTATGACTCCCGAAGCCGTGCATATGGCGGTAACCGTCTGGAGTGCCGCGATCCGAGAACAGGATGGTGATCTGGTGCAACGCCTCAGGAGAGAGCGACCAGAAATCCCATACCATCTGTGCACTTTTCAGATTCGTTTGCGGCAACCGCTTTTGGGTGTGAATGAAGTCGGGGAACTTCAGCGGGTCGCGGATGAAGAACACTGGCGTGTTGTTGCCAACGATGTCCCAGTTACCTTCTTCGGTATAGAACTTCAAAGCAAAGCCACGCGGGTCACGCGCGGTATCCGCCGAGCCTCGCTCGCCGCCAACGGTGGAGAATCGAAGGAAAGTAGGTGTTTCTTTACCAACGGATTCGAACAGCTTCGCACTGGTGTACTGGGTGATGTCCCGGGTTACGGTGAATTTACCGTGAGCGCCCGAACCCTTGGCGTGTACGCGACGCTCAGGAATGTTTTCACGGTTGAAGTGCGCAAGCTTTTCGATCAGGTGAAAGTCATCGAGGAGCAACGGGCCACGCGGACCGGCAGTACGGGAGTTCTGGTTATCCGCAACGGGGGCACCGCTGGCGGTAGTAAGGATATTACTCATGCTCAATCTTCCTCAGGTCAGACTAGGAACTGCCGGCTAATCGGCTTGGAGGGAGTATTGACCATCAAGATGACACCATCAAATGCATTAAATCATGGACTTTGATAGAAAATAACTAACACAGAACCTCAACGGATAGCGGCGGGTTTATTAGAGAACCGGCAGTGACGTGAGAAATATAGCCGGTTTTCGACCGCCCACAAAAAACCGGGCACTAGGCCCGGTTCTCTGTTGCAGACTGTCGTCTTACTCGGCGCTTACAGCTTCGCCGGCAGTAGCACGATCAACCAACTCGACGTACGCCATAGGCGCGTTGTCGCCAGCGCGGAAACCGCACTTGAGGATGCGCAGGTAGCCACCCTCACGGGTAGCGTAACGCTTGCCCAGGTCGTTGAAGAGCTTACCAACGGTAGCTTTCGAACGAGTACGGTCGAAAGCCAGACGGCGGTTAGCCAGGCTGTCTGTCTTGGCCAAAGTGATCAGCGGCTCAGCAACGCGACGCAGTTCTTTAGCTTTCGGCAGTGTAGTTTTGATCAGCTCGTGCTCGAACAGCGACACCGCCATGTTTTGAAACATGGCCTTGCGGTGCGAGCTGGTACGGCTCAGGTGACGACCACTTTTACGATGACGCATGGTTCATTCCTTACCAAACTCACGTTCGGTGATTACGACGATCAGGCAGTCGCCTTGTCGTCCTTCTTAAGACTTGCAGGCGGCCAGTTGTCGAGGCGCATGCCGAGGGACAGACCGCGGGAGGCCAGAACGTCCTTGATTTCAGTCAAGGATTTCTTGCCCAGGTTCGGAGTCTTCAACAGTTCTACTTCGGTACGCTGAATCAGGTCGCCGATGTAGTAAATGTTTTCCGCCTTAAGGCAGTTAGCCGAACGTACAGTCAGTTCCAGATCGTCAACCGGGCGAAGCAGGATCGGATCGATCTCGTCTTCCTGCTCGATTACCACTGGTTCGCTGTCACCTTTGAGGTCGACGAACGCAGCCAACTGCTGTTGCAGAATGGTTGCAGCGCGGCGGATAGCCTCTTCAGGATCCAGAGTACCGTTGGTTTCCAGATCAATAACCAGCTTGTCCAGGTTAGTACGCTGCTCGACACGGGCGTTTTCCACCACGTATGCGATACGGCGAACCGGGCTGAACGAAGAGTCAAGCTGCAAGCGACCAATGCTGCGGCTTTCGTCTTCATCGCTCTGACGCGAGTCGGCCGGTTCATAACCACGACCACGAGCTACAGTGAGCTTCATGTTCAGGGCGCCGTTAGACGCCAGGTTAGCGATTACGTGATCGGGGTTAACGATCTCGACATCATGATCCAGCTGAATATCGGCAGCGGTAACCACCCCCGAACCCTTCTTCGACAAGGTCAGCGTAACTTCGTCACGGCCGTGCAGCTTGATAGCCAGACCTTTAAGGTTCAACAGGATTTCAATTACGTCTTCCTGTACACCTTCGATGGCGCTGTACTCGTGGAGCACACCGTCAATCTCGGCCTCGACTACTGCACAGCCGGGCATTGAGGACAACAGGATGCGGCGCAGCGCGTTGCCCAGGGTGTGGCCAAAACCACGCTCGAGAGGCTCGAGAGTGATCTTGGCGCGGGTTGGACTGACAACCTGCACATCAATGTGGCGGGGTGTCAGGAACTCATTTACCGAAATCTGCATGGATGCACCTATTTTCTAGCCCTTACTTGGAGTAGAGCTCGACAATCAGGCTTTCGTTGATGTCGGCGGACAGATCACTGCGAGCAGGAACGTTCTTGAAAACGCCCGACTTCTTCTCAGTGTCTACTTCTACCCATTCTACGCGGCCACGTTGGGCACACAGATCGAGAGCTTGGACAATGCGAAGTTGGTTTTTTGCTTTCTCGCGAATCGCGACTACGTCACCAGCACGAACCTGGTAAGACGGTACGTTAACGGTTTGGCCGTTTACGCTGACGGATTTGTGCGATACCAGCTGACGGGATTCGGCACGAGTCGAACCAAAGCCCATACGGTATACAACGTTGTCCAGACGGCATTCGAGCAGTTGCAGCAGGTTTTCACCGGTTGCACCTTTTTTGCCAGCAGCTTCTTTGTAGTAGCCGCTGAACTGACGCTCGAGAACGCCGTAGATACGACGGACCTTCTGCTTTTCACGCAGTTGGGTGCCGTAATCGGACTGGCGACCGCGGCGTTGGCCGTGGATACCAGGTGCTGCTTCAATGTTGCACTTCGATTCGATCGCGCGCACGCCGCTCTTCAGGAAGAGATCGGTGCCTTCGCGACGAGCGAGTTTGCATTTTGGACCAATGTAACGAGCCATTCTTTACAATCTCCTGGATTACACGCGGCGCTTCTTCGGCGGACGGCACCCGTTGTGCGGGATTGGCGTCACGTCGGTGATGCTGGCGATCTTATAGCCACAGCCGTTCAAAGCACGGACAGCAGACTCACGACCTGGACCTGGACCTTTGACGTTAACGTCGAGGTTTTTCAGGCCGTATTCCAGCGCAGCTTGACCAGCACGTTCAGCAGCTACTTGAGCAGCAAACGGCGTGGACTTGCGGGAACCGCGGAAACCCGAACCACCAGAGGTAGCCCAAGACAGAGCGTTACCTTGACGGTCGGTGATGGTCACGATGGTGTTGTTAAAAGAAGCATGGATGTGGGCGATGCCATCAACCACTGTCTTTTTAACTTTTTTACGAGGACGAGCAGCAGGTTTTGCCATGATAATTTTCCTGTCGATTCGCTGGGGCGATTACTTGCGGATCGGCTTACGCGGACCTTTACGGGTACGCGCGTTAGTCTTGGTACGCTGACCGCGCACTGGAAGACCACGACGATGACGCAGACCGCGATAGCAACCGAGGTCCATCAAACGCTTGATTTTCATGTTGATTTCGCGACGCAGGTCACCTTCAGTGGTGAACTTCGCCACTTCGCCACGCAGCAATTCAATCTGCTCGTCGCTCAGATCCTTGATCTTAGCGGCTGGGTTTACCCCAGCAACTGCGCAAATTTTCTGCGCAGTAGTGCGACCAACACCATAGATGTAGGTCAGCGAGATAACAGTGTGCTTGTTATCTGGAATGTTAACGCCTGCAATACGGGCCATTCAGTGGGACTCCAATTGACAGCTACCTACGCCCCGGAAGCCAAGAAATAGGGCGCGAGATAATATCGCTGTAATAACAAATAATCAACCCGGCAGCGCACTAGCTGCCGGGCTTCAAGCGGATCACACTCAGCCTTGGCGCTGTTTGTGACGCGGTTCCGCGCTGCAAATTACTCGAACAACACCTTCGCGGCGAATAATCTTGCAGTTACGGCACAGCTTTTTCACCGATGCACGAACTTTCATCACCAACTCCTCGAACCTTATGGGTACTCAGCGCAACATGCCGCTGCCGTAACCCTTCAGGTTGGCTTTCTTCATCAGGGATTCGTACTGGTGCGAAACGAGGTGCGATTGTACTTGGGACATGAAGTCCATCACAACCACGACCACGATCAGCAACGAGGTCCCGCCAAGGTAGAACGGAACGTTTGCTGCAACCACCAGGAACTGGGGCAACAAGCAGACGGCCGTCATATATAGAGCACCGAACAGGGTCAAACGAGTCAGAACGCCATCAATGTAGCGTGCAGACTGCTCACCTGGACGGATACCCGGAATAAAGGCACCGGACTTCTTCAGGTTTTCCGCTACGTCTTTCGGATTGAACATCAACGCCGTATAGAAGAAGCAGAAGAAAATAATCCCTGCACTAAACAGCAGAATATTCAACGGCTGACCAGGAGCGATCGACTGAGAGAGGTCCTGCAGCCAGCCCATGTTTTCAGACTGACCAAACCAGGTACCCAACGAAGCCGGAAACAGCAAAATGCTGCTCGCGAAAATTGCCGGAATAACACCGGCCATATTCACTTTCAGCGGCAAGTGGCTGGTCTGCGCAGCGAAGACCTTGCGGCCCTGCTGACGCTTGGCGTAGTGAACAGCAATACGACGCTGGCCACGCTCAATGAACACCACAAAACCGATAATCGCTACTGCCAGCAAACCGATAGCAACCAAGGCGAAGATATTGATATCACCCTGACGTGCAGACTCGAAAGACTGCCCAATTGCTCTCGGAAGACCGGCGACGATACCTGCGAAAATCAACATCGAGATACCGTTACCAACACCACGCTCAGTAATCTGCTCACCCAGCCACATCATAAACATCGCACCAGCCACAAATGTGGATACCGCGACGAAATAGAAGCCAAAGTCACCAGTGAACGCAACACCCTGCCCGGCCAAGCCAACGGACATGCCGATAGCTTGAACCAAGGCAAGGATGACAGTGCCGTAGCGGGTGTACTGGCTAATCTTGCGACGGCCAGCTTCACCTTCCTTCTTCAACTGCTCCAACTGCGGACTGACGGCGGTCATCAACTGCATGATGATCGATGCCGAAATGTACGGCATGATCCCCAGTGCAAAGATACTCATCCGTTCCAGCGCGCCGCCGGAAAACATGTTGAACAAGCTAAGAATGGTCCCCTCATTCTGTCGAAACAGGTCTGCGAGTCGGTCCGGGTTGATACCTGGAACCGGGATGTGTGCGCCTATTCGGTAGACGATAATCGCCAGGAACAGAAAACGCAGACGAGCCCAAAGTTCAGACATACCGCCTTTGCCGAGCGCTGAGAGAGCACCTTGCTTAGCCATTTATTCCTCGAACTTGCCGCCAGCTGCTTCGATAGCCGAACGCGCACCTTTGGTGGCGCCGATTCCCTTGCCGATAGTGACAGCGCGAGTCACTTCACCGGACAGCATGATTTTCACACGCTGTACGTTGACGTTGATCACGTTGGCATCTTTCAGGGTCTGCACAGTAACGATGTCGCCTTCCACTTTAGCCAGCTCGGACAAACGCACTTCTGCGCGATCCATGGCTTTCAGGGATACGAAACCGAACTTAGGCAGGCGACGATGCAGCGGCTGTTGACCGCCTTCAAAGCCTGGAGCGATGGTGCCACCGGAGCGGGAGGTTTGACCTTTGTGGCCACGGCCACCAGTCTTACCCAAACCGCTACCGATACCACGGCCCGGACGATGCTTTTCGCGACGGGAACCCGGCGCTGGACTCAGATCATTGAGTTTCATCGATTAACCCTCTACACGCAGCATGTAGTAAGCCTTGTTGATCATCCCGCGATTCTCGGGAGTATCCTGGACTTCTACAGTGTGACCGATGCGACGCAGACCCAAACCTTTAACGCACAGTTTGTGGTTAGGAATGCGGCCGGTCATGCTTTTGATCAGCGTTACTTTAACGGTAGCCATGATCAGAAGATCTCCTTGACAGTCAGACCACGCTTGGCAGCGATGGACTCAGGAGATTGCATAGCTTTCAAACCTTTGAAAGTGGCGTGAACCACGTTTACCGGGTTAGTCGAGCCGTAGCACTTGGCCAGAACGTTCTGAACGCCAGCAACTTCGAGGACAGCACGCATAGCGCCGCCAGCGATGATACCGGTACCTTCAGAAGCAGGCTGCATGTACACCTTCGAAGCGCCGTGAGCGGACTTCATAGCGTACTGCAGAGTGGTGCCGTTCAGATCAACTTGGATCATGTTGCGACGAGCAGCTTCCATTGCCTTCTGGATCGCAGCAGGCACTTCACGTGACTTGCCACGGCCGAAGCCAACACGCCCTTTACCATCACCCACCACGGTCAACGCGGTGAAAGTGAAGATACGGCCGCCTTTAACGGTTTTGGCTACGCGGTTAACTTGAACCAGCTTCTCAATGTAGCCTTCGTCGCGCTTTTGGTCGTTATTTGACATAACTTAGAACTCCAGCCCAGCTTCACGAGCAGCATCAGCCAGCGCTTTAACGCGGCCGTGGTACTTGAAGCCAGAGCGGTCGAAAGCCACTTGCGAGACGCCAGCGGCCTTAGCACGCGTAGCGACCAGCTGGCCAACCTTTGTGGCCGCGTCGATGTTGCCAGTGGCACCATCACGCAGTTCTTTATCCAAAGTCGAGGCGCTTGCCAGGACTTTGTTGCCGTCGGCCGAGATGACCTGGGCGTAGATGTGCTGCGACGAGCGGAACACGCAGAGACGCACGACTTCGAGTTCGTGCATTTTCAGGCGTGCTTTGCGAGCGCGACGCAGTCGAGTAACTTTTTTGTCGGTCATTTGCTATGCCCTACTTCTTCTTGGCTTCTTTACGACGGACGACTTCGTCCGCGTAGCGCACACCTTTGCCTTTGTACGGCTCTGGTGGACGGAAGTCGCGGATCTCAGCGGCCACCTGACCTACCAGCTGCTTATCAATACCCTTGATCAGGATATCGGTCTGGCTAGGAGTCTCAGCGGTGATGCCTTCCGGCAGTTCGTAATCCACTGGGTGCGAGAAGCCAAGGGCCAGGTTCAAAACCGTGCCTTTTGCTTGCGCTTTGTAACCAACACCGACCAGCTGGAGCTTACGCTCGAAGCCTTGGCTTACGCCATGGACCATGTTGTTTACCAACGCACGCGTGGTACCGGCCATTGCGCGAGTTTGTTGATCGCCATTGCGAGCAGCGAAACGCAGCTCACCAGCTTCTTCAACGATCTCAACGGACGAATGGATGTTCAGTTCAAGAGTGCCCTTGGCACCCTTCACCGAAAGCTGTTGGCCTGCGAATTTGACTTCGACACCGGCTGGCAGCTTAACGGGGTTCTTAGCGACGCGAGACATGCTTATCCCCCCTTAGAACACAGTGCAAAGAACTTCGCCGCCGACACCGGCAGCGCGCGCAGCACGATCCGTCATCACACCTTTGTTGGTGGAGACGATAGACACGCCCAGACCGCCACGAACTTTCGGCAGATCTTCAGCGGACTTGTACTGACGCAGGCCTGGACGGCTAACGCGCTTCACTTCCTCGATGACCGAACGGCCTTCGAAGTATTTCAGCTCGATGGACAGCAGTGGTTTTGTTTCGCTGCTGATCTGATAACCCGCAATGTAGCCTTCGTCTTTCAGGACTTTGGCAACAGCTACCTTCAACTTGGAAGATGGCATGCTTACGACGGACTTTTCAGCCATCTGGGCATTACGGATACGAGTTAGCATGTCCGCTAACGGGTCCTGCATACTCATGGGCTAGACGCTCCTAATACAAAAAAATTAGCCTTGCGGCTACATATGTCGCCGAGAATCTCCGAGCATAGAAAACACGGGCTCAGGCGAGCCGGGTATTCTAGACACACTCCGGAAATGAAACAAGCCCCAAAAGGGGCTTGTTCCAGATTCAAGGTCACCGGTGGTCAGTATCTTGCGACGCAAACCACCTGGACTTCGAAAGTACTTACCAGCTGGCTTTAACCAGACCTGGTACGTCACCACGCATTGCCGCTTCACGCAGTTTGTTACGGCCGAGGCCGAACTTGCGGTAAACGCCGTGTGGACGACCGGTCAGGCGGCAGCGGTTACGCATGCGCGAGGCGCTTGCGTCACGTGGCTGCTTCTGCAGAGCAACTGTAGCTTCCCAGCGCGCTTCTGGACTTGCGTTCAGATCAACGATGATTGCTTTCAGTGCTGCACGCTTCTTGGCGTACTTGGCAACCGTGAGCTGACGCTTCAGCTCGCGGTTTTTCATGCTCATCTTGGCCATGGTCCTACTCCAATCAGTTGCGGAACGGGAATTTGAAAGCACGCAACAGGGCGCGACCTTCATCATCGTTCTTGGCAGTGGTGGTCAGGGTGATGTCCAGACCGCGGAGAGCATCGATCTTGTCGTAGTC
The sequence above is a segment of the Pseudomonas sp. R76 genome. Coding sequences within it:
- a CDS encoding catalase; amino-acid sequence: MSNILTTASGAPVADNQNSRTAGPRGPLLLDDFHLIEKLAHFNRENIPERRVHAKGSGAHGKFTVTRDITQYTSAKLFESVGKETPTFLRFSTVGGERGSADTARDPRGFALKFYTEEGNWDIVGNNTPVFFIRDPLKFPDFIHTQKRLPQTNLKSAQMVWDFWSLSPEALHQITILFSDRGTPDGYRHMHGFGSHTYSLINARGERHWVKWHYKTKQGIKNLTPEEATRIAGTDPDYAQRDLFNAIERGDFPKWSVNIQVMTEAEAEAHYENPFDVTKTWSQQEFPLIEVGELVLDRNPVNYFAEVEQACFGPSNMVPGVGLSPDRMLQGRVFAYADAHRYRVGTNHQQLPVNAPLSPVNNNQRDGSMSLGFGGASPNYEPNSVAGTPQQAPQYAEPPLALNGAANRYDQREDTDYYSHAGALFRLMDAGQKALLINNIAGAMDGVSRDVVQRQLQHFFKADPDYGQGIATALGVTLS
- the rplQ gene encoding 50S ribosomal protein L17, whose translation is MRHRKSGRHLSRTSSHRKAMFQNMAVSLFEHELIKTTLPKAKELRRVAEPLITLAKTDSLANRRLAFDRTRSKATVGKLFNDLGKRYATREGGYLRILKCGFRAGDNAPMAYVELVDRATAGEAVSAE
- a CDS encoding DNA-directed RNA polymerase subunit alpha; this encodes MQISVNEFLTPRHIDVQVVSPTRAKITLEPLERGFGHTLGNALRRILLSSMPGCAVVEAEIDGVLHEYSAIEGVQEDVIEILLNLKGLAIKLHGRDEVTLTLSKKGSGVVTAADIQLDHDVEIVNPDHVIANLASNGALNMKLTVARGRGYEPADSRQSDEDESRSIGRLQLDSSFSPVRRIAYVVENARVEQRTNLDKLVIDLETNGTLDPEEAIRRAATILQQQLAAFVDLKGDSEPVVIEQEDEIDPILLRPVDDLELTVRSANCLKAENIYYIGDLIQRTEVELLKTPNLGKKSLTEIKDVLASRGLSLGMRLDNWPPASLKKDDKATA
- the rpsD gene encoding 30S ribosomal protein S4, producing the protein MARYIGPKCKLARREGTDLFLKSGVRAIESKCNIEAAPGIHGQRRGRQSDYGTQLREKQKVRRIYGVLERQFSGYYKEAAGKKGATGENLLQLLECRLDNVVYRMGFGSTRAESRQLVSHKSVSVNGQTVNVPSYQVRAGDVVAIREKAKNQLRIVQALDLCAQRGRVEWVEVDTEKKSGVFKNVPARSDLSADINESLIVELYSK
- the rpsK gene encoding 30S ribosomal protein S11; amino-acid sequence: MAKPAARPRKKVKKTVVDGIAHIHASFNNTIVTITDRQGNALSWATSGGSGFRGSRKSTPFAAQVAAERAGQAALEYGLKNLDVNVKGPGPGRESAVRALNGCGYKIASITDVTPIPHNGCRPPKKRRV
- the rpsM gene encoding 30S ribosomal protein S13, which codes for MARIAGVNIPDNKHTVISLTYIYGVGRTTAQKICAVAGVNPAAKIKDLSDEQIELLRGEVAKFTTEGDLRREINMKIKRLMDLGCYRGLRHRRGLPVRGQRTKTNARTRKGPRKPIRK
- the rpmJ gene encoding 50S ribosomal protein L36 — encoded protein: MKVRASVKKLCRNCKIIRREGVVRVICSAEPRHKQRQG
- the secY gene encoding preprotein translocase subunit SecY — its product is MAKQGALSALGKGGMSELWARLRFLFLAIIVYRIGAHIPVPGINPDRLADLFRQNEGTILSLFNMFSGGALERMSIFALGIMPYISASIIMQLMTAVSPQLEQLKKEGEAGRRKISQYTRYGTVILALVQAIGMSVGLAGQGVAFTGDFGFYFVAVSTFVAGAMFMMWLGEQITERGVGNGISMLIFAGIVAGLPRAIGQSFESARQGDINIFALVAIGLLAVAIIGFVVFIERGQRRIAVHYAKRQQGRKVFAAQTSHLPLKVNMAGVIPAIFASSILLFPASLGTWFGQSENMGWLQDLSQSIAPGQPLNILLFSAGIIFFCFFYTALMFNPKDVAENLKKSGAFIPGIRPGEQSARYIDGVLTRLTLFGALYMTAVCLLPQFLVVAANVPFYLGGTSLLIVVVVVMDFMSQVQSHLVSHQYESLMKKANLKGYGSGMLR
- the rplO gene encoding 50S ribosomal protein L15 yields the protein MKLNDLSPAPGSRREKHRPGRGIGSGLGKTGGRGHKGQTSRSGGTIAPGFEGGQQPLHRRLPKFGFVSLKAMDRAEVRLSELAKVEGDIVTVQTLKDANVINVNVQRVKIMLSGEVTRAVTIGKGIGATKGARSAIEAAGGKFEE
- the rpmD gene encoding 50S ribosomal protein L30, with product MATVKVTLIKSMTGRIPNHKLCVKGLGLRRIGHTVEVQDTPENRGMINKAYYMLRVEG
- the rpsE gene encoding 30S ribosomal protein S5; translated protein: MSNNDQKRDEGYIEKLVQVNRVAKTVKGGRIFTFTALTVVGDGKGRVGFGRGKSREVPAAIQKAMEAARRNMIQVDLNGTTLQYAMKSAHGASKVYMQPASEGTGIIAGGAMRAVLEVAGVQNVLAKCYGSTNPVNVVHATFKGLKAMQSPESIAAKRGLTVKEIF
- the rplR gene encoding 50S ribosomal protein L18, translating into MTDKKVTRLRRARKARLKMHELEVVRLCVFRSSQHIYAQVISADGNKVLASASTLDKELRDGATGNIDAATKVGQLVATRAKAAGVSQVAFDRSGFKYHGRVKALADAAREAGLEF
- the rplF gene encoding 50S ribosomal protein L6; translation: MSRVAKNPVKLPAGVEVKFAGQQLSVKGAKGTLELNIHSSVEIVEEAGELRFAARNGDQQTRAMAGTTRALVNNMVHGVSQGFERKLQLVGVGYKAQAKGTVLNLALGFSHPVDYELPEGITAETPSQTDILIKGIDKQLVGQVAAEIRDFRPPEPYKGKGVRYADEVVRRKEAKKK
- the rpsH gene encoding 30S ribosomal protein S8, coding for MSMQDPLADMLTRIRNAQMAEKSVVSMPSSKLKVAVAKVLKDEGYIAGYQISSETKPLLSIELKYFEGRSVIEEVKRVSRPGLRQYKSAEDLPKVRGGLGVSIVSTNKGVMTDRAARAAGVGGEVLCTVF
- the rpsN gene encoding 30S ribosomal protein S14; this translates as MAKMSMKNRELKRQLTVAKYAKKRAALKAIIVDLNASPEARWEATVALQKQPRDASASRMRNRCRLTGRPHGVYRKFGLGRNKLREAAMRGDVPGLVKASW